In the Rhodospirillales bacterium genome, ATGGCCGTTCGCTGCCGGGTATAGGTGGCCTCGACCAGCCGCTCCAGCGCGTCCAACGCCGCCGTTTGAATGCGATCGCCCAACAGGAACTTCTGGCTGCGCGGAAATTTCTCCACGGTCGGGATTATCCACAGGACGAAACGATACATCGCTTCCAGCGCCGGACCGGTGGCGCGCGGGTTGTCGGCGGCCATGCTTTTCTCCTATCAACAAATCCGCCGGGGGCTTCGCCCCCAGACCCCCTTAAGAGGTAAAGATCTAAAGACCCAT is a window encoding:
- the avd gene encoding diversity-generating retroelement protein Avd, whose protein sequence is MAADNPRATGPALEAMYRFVLWIIPTVEKFPRSQKFLLGDRIQTAALDALERLVEATYTRQRTAMLAAANLGVEKLRFFFRMAKDLRYLDPRRYEHAARALDDIGRLIGGWRKAHDAAQT